A single Triticum dicoccoides isolate Atlit2015 ecotype Zavitan chromosome 2A, WEW_v2.0, whole genome shotgun sequence DNA region contains:
- the LOC119358999 gene encoding zinc finger CCCH domain-containing protein 10-like: MTTMEMDMYKMVVQENGEVTYQLTDPTTWGAWAHEGHRLWASMPEDFWLYEYKVRMCPQPYSHDWTACPYAHKDERARRRDPRRFNYISISCPEYRANARAHAQLRLAGAGHPPPTCARGLRCRYAHGVFELWLHPSRFRTRKCDAGTRCQRQICFFAHFTRELRVEDPIAASTAAAVPSSSFAMPRTPPHILQCAPTTSVTRPQDVPAPQLFDDITLQATPNRLRMLSLYYAITGDDVFSSPIATATAAAVAAATTTMPTMRVPLLAYKEEEDAKSVHYANYEDSLLNDYPHRDLIMDFMR, from the coding sequence ATGACAACCATGGAAATGGACATGTATAAAATGGTGGTGCAGGAGAACGGCGAGGTCACATACCAGCTGACCGACCCGACGACATGGGGCGCGTGGGCGCACGAGGGACACCGATTGTGGGCGTCCATGCCAGAAGACTTCTGGCTATACGAGTACAAGGTGCGGATGTGCCCGCAGCCATACAGCCACGACTGGACGGCGTGCCCCTACGCGCACAAGGACGAACGCGCACGCCGCCGCGACCCGCGTCGCTTCAACTACATCTCCATCTCCTGCCCGGAGTACCGCGCCAATGCGCGTGCGCATGCGCAGCTCCGGCTTGCCGGTGCCGGGCACCCGCCGCCGACCTGCGCGCGCGGCCTCAGGTGCCGCTACGCGCATGGCGTATTCGAGCTGTGGCTGCACCCATCCCGGTTCCGCACACGCAAGTGTGATGCAGGCACGCGCTGCCAGCGCCAGATCTGCTTCTTTGCGCACTTCACCCGCGAGCTCAGGGTCGAGGACCCCATCGCCGCCTCCACCGCTGCAGCGGTGCCGTCTTCGTCCTTTGCCATGCCGCGGACGCCACCCCACATCCTCCAGTGCGCTCCTACCACTTCGGTGACGCGTCCGCAGGATGTTCCAGCTCCACAGCTGTTCGACGACATCACCCTGCAGGCCACTCCAAACAGGCTTCGCATGCTGAGCCTATACTATGCCATCACTGGGGACGATGTTTTCTCCTCCCCCATCGccactgccaccgccgccgccgtcgccgctgctACGACCACCATGCCGACCATGAGGGTGCCCTTACTGGCgtacaaggaggaggaggacgctAAATCCGTCCACTATGCGAACTACGAAGACTCCCTGCTGAACGACTACCCACACCGAGATCTCATCATGGACTTTATGCGCTAG